A single region of the Argonema galeatum A003/A1 genome encodes:
- a CDS encoding ABC transporter ATP-binding protein has product MSQTAVQNPDAKGTDTVLDVELRKVFKVFNGETAVRGVDLEIHQGEFFSILGPSGCGKTTTLRLIAGFEMPSAGEVVIQGKSMTYVPPYRRPVNTVFQSYALFNHLTVWENIAFGLRIKGLPKASIAERVKETLKLVKMEAFTNRFPTQLSGGQQQRVALARALVNRPAVLLLDEPLGALDLKLRKEMQVELTNLHQDLGLTFVMVTHDQEEALSLSDRISVMHEGKIEQIGTPSEIYECPQSAFVADFIGDTNLFGGQVFASDATEIQVVTETKMKMVVQKQSASMSLNPQEAVVVSVRPEKIQLNLEPSCVQGNCFEGRLKHVMYLGTHVHCVVELTSGDRITVKQPNTFASLPDPQTPVYAYWTPKDCLVLACRDTP; this is encoded by the coding sequence ATGTCTCAGACTGCTGTTCAGAATCCAGACGCTAAGGGCACAGACACAGTACTGGATGTTGAACTCCGTAAAGTTTTCAAGGTGTTCAATGGAGAGACTGCTGTACGGGGGGTTGACCTTGAGATTCACCAGGGCGAATTTTTTAGTATTTTAGGTCCGTCTGGGTGTGGTAAAACGACTACACTGCGCTTAATTGCTGGGTTTGAGATGCCTTCAGCCGGTGAGGTGGTAATTCAAGGCAAGTCGATGACATACGTGCCACCCTATCGCCGCCCTGTGAATACTGTGTTTCAGAGTTATGCTCTGTTTAACCACCTGACTGTTTGGGAAAATATCGCTTTTGGATTGCGGATTAAAGGATTACCGAAAGCCTCGATCGCAGAACGGGTTAAAGAAACCCTCAAGCTGGTTAAAATGGAAGCTTTCACCAACCGATTCCCCACTCAGCTGTCTGGAGGGCAGCAACAACGGGTGGCACTAGCACGGGCCTTGGTGAACCGGCCTGCGGTGCTTTTGCTAGATGAACCCTTGGGAGCGTTGGATTTAAAGCTGCGTAAAGAAATGCAGGTGGAGTTAACGAATTTACACCAAGACTTGGGGCTGACTTTTGTGATGGTTACTCATGACCAAGAGGAGGCGCTGAGTCTTTCGGATCGGATTTCGGTAATGCACGAGGGCAAAATTGAACAAATAGGTACGCCCAGCGAAATCTACGAGTGCCCCCAATCTGCTTTTGTAGCTGACTTTATTGGGGATACTAATCTGTTTGGAGGCCAAGTTTTTGCCTCGGACGCCACCGAAATCCAGGTGGTGACAGAAACTAAAATGAAGATGGTGGTGCAAAAACAGTCCGCCTCCATGTCTTTGAATCCCCAAGAAGCTGTGGTGGTCAGCGTGCGACCTGAGAAGATTCAACTGAATCTGGAGCCGTCCTGCGTACAGGGAAACTGTTTTGAAGGACGCCTGAAGCACGTGATGTATCTGGGAACCCACGTTCACTGCGTGGTGGAATTAACGTCGGGCGATCGCATTACTGTCAAGCAGCCTAACACCTTTGCCAGCTTACCTGACCCCCAAACTCCTGTCTATGCCTACTGGACACCAAAAGATTGTCTGGTTCTGGCTTGTAGGGACACGCCATGA